The Vanessa tameamea isolate UH-Manoa-2023 chromosome 2, ilVanTame1 primary haplotype, whole genome shotgun sequence genome has a segment encoding these proteins:
- the LOC113394077 gene encoding uncharacterized protein LOC113394077: MDENHGQNLDSEYKRYMEIIRPYLGQLLDQDVIEICNAWIQRLSNCKENEKSLRNKYIFAMCYQLAKGILEEPFLKYPSADELSLLTDDANSDETLSELEYQIIDLDNGHTQVLYDNENISLSTIEYSSGNSEYKTDDNKNQELTDRHKSFNSMTYNIPENMYNQNIICYNCSNNVPDFNNNKITEKSYNIRTKNLIIKLREIKRQNVMLQNELTTLKEDLRTRNQVDNLSNDILKVNNATSTYAISQDSTTTLKCKLEEMVVSRNNLLEKIRNLQDILDNFNYIKQHEIEELEAKHKLQMIDTKASVQEEMKACFENKLEDLKRQYERTIKEIETRKNNEAEKIIMNKDEIIANKDKTIICQGVEIDQLKNCIKDLKKDQCYLSSKYSSVPYDSNTENFKEKVEDFEKRINKIQKSKAKLSRACEVKLTNLQRDKHLMECSLHLELVRQRAQVIQEISNDHQTELTETLNKLESNYKEIIANVQSTAVQRRMQDQMALESIIQAVCGVRNEGMYTNSAQATCPSQLTNKATRNQTRDCNRNCDIEMPTVYQGNKVGSIIVGGKSFGEESVVNDYCLDSEKLGELFEKLYIPQRDTGGDTAKK, translated from the coding sequence ATGGATGAAAACCACGGACAAAATCTAGACTCAGAATATAAACGGTATATGGAAATAATACGACCCTATTTAGGTCAGTTACTTGATCAGGATGTTATTGAAATCTGTAATGCTTGGATTCAAAGGCTTTCAAATTGTAAAGAAAACGAAAAATCATTAcgtaacaaatacatatttgcTATGTGCTATCAATTAGCCAAAGGCATACTCGAAGAACCATTTCTCAAATACCCATCGGCTGATGAATTATCTCTATTAACAGATGATGCGAATAGTGATGAAACTTTATCAGAATTAGAATATCAAATAATAGATTTAGATAACGGTCATACACAAGTTCTGTatgacaatgaaaatatttcgcTATCTACGATAGAATATTCGTCTGGAAACAGTGAATATAAAACTgatgataataaaaatcaagAATTGACTGATAGACACAAATCTTTTAATTCAATGACTTACAATATACCAGAAAATATGTATAACCAAAACATAATATGCTATAATTGTTCTAATAACGTGCcagattttaacaataataaaattactgaaaaGTCTTATAACATTAGAACaaaaaatttgataataaaacttCGAGAAATTAAAAGACAAAACGTTATGCTTCAAAATGAGTTGACGACCTTAAAAGAGGATTTAAGAACCAGGAATCAAGTTGATAATTTGTCCAATGACATTTTGAAGGTTAATAATGCTACCAGTACTTACGCGATATCACAAGATAGCACAACTACCTTAAAATGCAAATTAGAAGAAATGGTTGTATCTAGAAATAATCTTCTTGAGAAAATAAGGAATTTACAGGATATCctcgataattttaattatattaagcaaCATGAAATAGAAGAATTAGAAgcaaaacataaattacaaatgatTGATACTAAAGCATCTGTACAAGAAGAAATGAAAGCttgctttgaaaataaattagaagaCCTGAAACGACAATATGAAAGAACTATTAAAGAAATtgaaacaagaaaaaataatgaagcagaaaaaattataatgaataaagatGAAATCATTGctaataaagataaaactataatatgtcAGGGTGTTGAAATAGACCAATTAAAAAACTGCATTAAGGATCTTAAAAAGGATCAATGCTATTTATCTAGCAAATATTCAAGCGTTCCCTATGACTCAAATacagaaaattttaaagaaaaggtAGAAGATTTTgaaaaacgtataaataaaatacaaaaatctaaAGCAAAGTTGTCCAGGGCCTGTGAAGTAAAGCTAACTAATTTACAGAGAGACAAACATTTAATGGAGTGTTCATTGCATCTTGAATTAGTTAGACAAAGAGCTCAGGTAATACAAGAAATATCTAATGATCATCAAACTGAATTAACTGAAACTCTAAACAAATTGGAGAGCAACTACAAGGAAATTATTGCTAATGTACAATCAACAGCTGTTCAACGCAGAATGCAGGACCAAATGGCGTTAGAATCGATAATACAAGCAGTTTGCGGTGTACGGAATGAAGGTATGTACACTAATAGTGCACAAGCTACATGTCCAAGCCAATTAACGAACAAAGCTACGCGTAATCAAACGAGAGACTGCAATAGAAATTGTGATATTGAAATGCCGACCGTATATCAAGGTAATAAGGTCGGTAGTATTATAGTCGGTGGTAAATCTTTCGGCGAAGAGAGTGTGGTCAATGACTATTGCCTCGATAGTGAGAAGTTGGGTGAATTGTTCGAGAAATTGTACATTCCTCAGAGGGACACGGGCGGCGACACGGCTAAAAAGTAA